In Chlorobiota bacterium, the sequence AAGCGTTCCGGTCAGCACAAACGTTTTGCCGGCAATCGGGTTTTCGCCGGCGGCAATCACTTTTTTTGCCGGGCCATCCAGCGTTACCCCGGCAGCGCGAAGCCGTTCAATCAGCCCTCGGTTCCCTTCGTCGGCACAGTAGCGGACCACCGATTCGGCAATCTGCGGGCCAATCTCGCTCACGGCGGTCAGCTCTTCCTGGGTTGCCGCAAGCAATCGGTCAATCGTGTTGAAGTTCGAGGCCAGCGCACGCGCCACCGTTGCCCCAACGTGGCGGATGCCAATGGCGAACAGCACGCGGTGGTATGGCCGCGTTTTGCTTTGCTCGATCCCTTCCAGCAAGTTGTCGGCGGACTTCTCGCCCCAGCGTTCCAACGCCGCAATCTGGTCGCGGCGGCGGTGCAGGTCGTAGATGTCGGCATAGCTGGAAAGCCACCCCAACGCCACAAACTGATCCACCACTTTTTCGCCCAGCCCCTCGATATCCATTGCCGCACGGCTGGCAAAATGCTCAATCCGCCCGCGAATCTGCCACGGGCATTCGGAGTGCTCGCAGAAATGGTCGGCGCGACCCTCGGGGCGGTGCAGCCGCGTCTTCAGCGGGCAGGGGCAAAGTTCTGGGAAGATGAACGGCTCGGTTGCTTCGGGCCGCGCCGCAAGGACCACCTCGTTCACTTTCGGGATCACATCGCCCCCTTTCTCAATCAGCACCGTGTCGCCAACGCGGATGTCCCGCTCCTTGATGAAGTCCTCGTTGTGCAACGTTGCGCGGCTGATGGTTGATCCGGCAAGCGCCACCGGCTGAAGCTCCGCCACCGGCGTGACGCGGCCAAGCCGCCCCACTTGCAGGGTGATGGCGTTCATCAACGTCTGCGCCGTGCGTGCCTCGAACTTGAAGGCAATCGCCCATCGGGGGGATTTGGAGATCATCCCTAACTCCTGCTGTTGCCGCAGCGAATCCACTTTCACCACAACGCCATCAATCTGGTAGGGAAGCTCGCTTCGGCGGCGTTCCCATTCGGCGCAGTACTCCAACGCGTCGTCAATCGTGGCGCACCGCCGCCAGTGCGGGTTGGTGGGGAATCCAAGCTCTTGCAAAAGCTCAAGATTTGCCGAGTGGCTTTGCAGCCGGATGGAGTCGGAATAGAGGTAATAAACGAACACGTTCAGGGGGCGGGCGGCAACAATCTTGGGGTCCAGCAGCTTCAGCGTTCCGGCGGTGGAGTTCCGTGGGTTTGCAAACGTCTTCTCGCCGGCAAGCTCACGTTCGGCGTTCATCGCCTCGAAATCTGCATCGGCCATGTACACCTCGCCCCGTGCCTCGAACGATTCCAACGGGACCCCTTCGGCCATTGCCCGCCGGACCCGCAGCGGAAGCGTGCGGATGGTGCGGACGTTCGGGGTGATGTCGTCCCCTTGCTCGCCGTTGCCCCGGGTAACACCCCGCAGCAGCAGCCCATCTTGGTAGATCATGCTGAGCGATGCTCCATCAATTTTCAGCTCGGCAACGTAGCTGAACGGCTCATCCCCCAAGCGGTCCCGCACGCGGCGGTCGAACTCGCGAAGCTCATCGGGGGTGTAGGTGTTCCCCAGCGAGAGCATCGGGCGAAGGTGAGCAACGGTGGGGAAGGAGGGGGTAAGATCGGACCCAACACGCTGCGTGGGGCTGTCGGGGGCGATAAGCTCCGGGTGGGCGGCCTCAATCGCCTGAAGCTCCTGCAGCAACGCGTCGAACTCACGGTCGCTGATGGTGGGGGAAGCAAGAACGTAGTAGCGGTGGTTTGCCTCGTTCAATTGCTGGCGCAGCTGTTCTGCGCGTTCGGTAAGGGTTGGGTCGGCCATGTGAAAAAGGGAGTTTGCGTAAGCGGGAAAACGCCCGGCAAAGATAGCGTTCGGGGGAAGGATGCGGGGCAATCGCATCCCAAAAAAATTACGGCTGCCCCCGCCGATGCTTTTCGGAAACAGTTTGCGACCGAAAAGCCCCTTCCTGAATAGCGCGGCCTGTTGTAGCTTGCCGCCCTTTCGTACCGAAAAATCGTTTTCAAAAGGCCAATACAACCATGTTCTACGCAATTCTGATTATCACACTGCTGCTGGCGGTGGCTCTTATTATCATGGTGCTTCTTCAGCCAAGCAAGGGCGGGGGGGCAAGCGGTGCGTTCGGCGGGTTGGGGTCCACCCTCGGCTCAACGTTCGGCTCGCGCCGCACTCTTGACTTTTTGGCGAAAGGGACGGTCTGGGTGGCGGGCATTATCGCCGCGCTGGCAATCCTGAGCAATATGTTCCTGATCCCACGCGGCGAAGTGGCCACCACGAAGAACCCGATCTCAACCGAGACAACGGTTCCAAGCGTGCCAGGAATGCCCGCTCCGGTTGCTCCTGCGCCAACCCAGTCGGCTCCGGCAACTTCTGCGCCAGCCACTTCTGCGCCAGCAACCTCTGCTCCAGCCGCACCGGCACAGTCGGCTCCGGCAACACCTCCGGCACAAGGGAAGTAGTCGCGCCAACAGCGCAGCAGCCGCGTAAAAATTCTAAAGCCGTTTCCAGGGATTTCTGGAAACGGCTTTACTGTTTTCTGGTGGCTTGCTGGCGAGGGTTATTGGAATCGCAGCGCATCCACCGGGCGTAATCGGGAGGCAACGTAGGCGGGGAAGAGGGTCGAGAGGACGCAAAGCACCACCGAAACGGAGATCACAATCAAATAATGCCAGGGGTTGAGCGAGACCGGAACCGCGTCAATAAAGTAGATGTCGGCATCCAACCGAAGAAACTGGAAATGCTGCTGAGCCAACGTAAACGCCAGCGAGATCAGGCAGCCCAGCGCGGTCCCAACGCCGCCAATCAGCAGCCCCTGGCCCACAAACACCGACATCACCCCGCCGGGCCCCGCGCCCAACGTTGTCAGCACGCCGATGGACTCCGTTTTCTCCAGAATCATAATCAGCAACGTGCTGACGATGTTGAACACCGCCACGATGCTGATCAGCGTCAGCACAATGGGAATGGGGACCCGTTGCAGATCAAGCCATGCAAAGAACGGGGCAAAGATGTCGTAGAAGGTTTGGGCAAAATGGGGATAGCCCAGCGCAACGCTGATCCGCTGTGAAACCTGGGCAACGCTGTCAACATCACGGATCAGGATGTCGTAACCGGTGATCTGGTCGTCCTGATATTTCCACAATCGTTGCGCCGTGCGGAGCGAGGTGTAGGTGTAGATGTCGTCGTGTTCGGCCATTCCGGTGCGGTACAGCCCGCCAACAACAAACTGCTCAATCCCCGCTGGATTTTCTGGGCTTGGGGTCCCGTTCGGGGCAAAGATGACGGCGGTATCGCCGGGGCGCAGCTTCAGTTTTATTCCAAGCCGCTCGCCAATCACCATGGTGGGAAGCTCGCCCGGCGCGGGTTCGGGAAGGTCGAACGTTCCGGCAACGATTCGCTGGCGGATTGTTGAAAGATCCGTGGCCGCGTCAATCCCTTTCACCAGCACCCCTTCCAGCCCAGTTCTGGAGCGGATGATCCCTTCGCGGCGAACAAACGGGCTGACGTTGGTGACCTGCGGCTCGAACTTCGGAAGGCTGGCAACAACCTCACGGTATCCGCTCAGCGGGCGGCCTTGTTTGATGGACGTTACCTCGATATGCCCCATGAAGGAGATCATGTTGCTGCGGAGCGTTTTGTCGAAGCCATCCAAAATGGAAAGGGAGACCAGCAGCGCGGTGGTTCCGAACATCACCCCAAGCGTCGCGATCAGGGTGATGAACCCGATGAAACGATTGCGGCGGGCCGGGGCAAGGTAGCGGCGGGCAATGAAGAGTGCCCAGGTTCGAACGTGCATGGCTCCAAAATAGAAAGAGAAGCAGAACACACCAGCCGCTGCTGCATCCAGCAAAGCGAATGTGAGGACCAGGGAGGCGGGTAACGGATTCAAAAAACTTTTTTTACGGTTCGATAACCTCCCTGCAAAACTGTGTTCCCTATCTTTGGCGTTCTAACAGCAACATATCCACTTGTACTTTACCCAGATAGGAGCACCTGACATTATGGCCGAGAGCACAGCAGTAGTAGCAAAAAAGGGTCTTGAGGACATCATTGCCGGAACGTCAGCGATCTGCTTCATTGACGGTCGCGAAGGGCGGCTGATCTATAGAGGCTACGACATCCACGACCTTGTGAACGGTGGCGCGACCTTCGAAGAAGTAGCATACCTTGTTCTAAACGGCACGCTGCCGAACCAAGTCCAGCTTGATGAGTTCATCGGGCAGATCCGTGCGGAGCAGAACCTGCCCAGCGAAATTCTTGCGCAGATGTTGCGCCTTCCCGCAAACGCCAACGGGATGGAGGTGCTGCGGACAATCATCAGCAACCTTTCCTTCTTCGATGGCGACGCTGCCGACAACAGCCGCGAAGCCAACTACCGGAAAACAATCCGCTTAATTGCCAAAACGCCGTTGATTGTGGCACTGTTCCACCGCATCCGCTCCGGTGGCGATTTGGTGATGCCACGGAACGACCTCTCAATCGCCGGCAACTTCCTCTACATGCTGTTTGGCAAGGAGCCATCCGCCGCCCACACCCGCATTGTTGATGTAGCCCTAACGCTCCATGCCGACCACGAATTCAACGCCAGCACCTTCACCGCACGCTGCATTGCCGCGACGCTCTCCGATATGCACTCGGCAGTTACCGGGGCAATCGGCGCGCTGAAAGGCCCGCTGCACGGCGGCGCGAACGAGCAAGTGATGAAGATGCTGCTGGAAATCGGCGAAGTTTCGGCGGCCAAAGAATGGATCACCGAAGCCCTGGCTTCCAAGAAAAAAGTGATGGGCTTTGGGCATCGGGTGTATAAAACCGAGGACCCACGCGCCACCCACCTTCGCCAAATGTCCAAGCAATTAGGGGAAGAAATGGGAGAGACGAAGTGGTTCGAGATGTCGCGGATTATCGAGGATTACGTCCTTGAGCAGAAGAATCTGTACCCGAACGTTGACTTCTATTCGGCATCGGCCTACTACATGATGGGGCTTCCGATTGACCTATACACCCCAATTTTTGCCATGAGTCGCATGGTGGGATGGACGGCGCACATCATGGAGCAACAAGCCGACAACCGGATCATCCGCCCCGCAAGCGAATACACCGGCCCAACGGAGCTGAAGTACGCGCCGATCACCGAGCGTGCGTAAGCCACATATTGGACGGATGTTTTTTACAGGAACGCCCTGTCAATAATGGCAAGGGCGTTCTTTTTTTCTCTGACATCCGGAAATTGCGCATCCTTTTCCTGCACAGCAAGTGCGCCCACACACACGCGCGCGCACACACACACACACACTCTCTCTCTTCCCAGTTCACGATTCCTACCAGAGCAATGAAACAGATCAAGAGTGATTCAACCTCAATGTTATCGCCCGAATGGCTGTTCGGATTGTATCCAACGCTTCCGCGCTGGGTGTGGGGCGGTTTTTGGGCAATTATTGTTGTGCTGCTGGGGATGATGGTTACGTACGCTTGGAGCCCCGACACCGCAGTGTTTTATTTACTGGGGAAGCAGTTGTTGGAAGGGAAGGTGATGTTTCGTGATTTTATTGATAATAAACCCCCGTTAATCGCATGGATTTATGCTGGTGGGATTTTTCTGTTCGGTCCCCACCAGTATTCCGCTCGAATTCTTGATGTTCTTATTCAGCTTATTACGTGCGGGGTCATGCTTAGCCTTATTCGGCGGGCAACGGGGAACAGCGTTTGGGCCGTGATTAGCGTGCTACTGTACGTGTCCCTCTATTCTGGATTAGGGATGATGAATTCGGCACAAACGGAATCTTATGCGGGGATTTGTGCTGTTACAGCATTGTGGTTTCAATTCTTCAAACGATCTCGCTGGGGGTTAGTTGCTGCTGGATTTTTTTTAGGGGCACTGTTTACGCTCAAGTATCCAATGGGAATAATTTTTGCGATTGCTGTGGTTTCTGAGTTTTGGTTTTTCCGAGATTCTTTCCGGCAAGCAGTACAGCGATCGCTATTTTTATTTGCCGGATTTATGATGATTCCACTGCTGTTGGCGGCGTGGCTTGTTGCGTCGGGGGCATGGGGGGGCTTCCTTGAGGCCAGCACTTTTATGTCAAAGTATGGAATGATCCAATGGTTGAATCCTGCAGGAGTAGTAAAATCCTATTTATCAGGTACTCCGGGGTATTTTGGAGATGATTATTCGATGTTCCTTGTGTTTTCAACAGCTATTGGGATTTTTTATGCTGTTGTATCAGGAAAACCATTTTCCCAGATGCAAGGAGTACAATTGATCAATTTCAAGGATTATTCTTTTACAGGAAGCGCATTGCTTAGAATAGTAATGATGGAATTTTTAGGTATGACCCTTACTGTACTCATCGAAGGTAAGATGTTCGATTATCAATTCTCTCGAATCTTTCCATTCGGAGCAATCCTTGCTGGTGCTGGTGTGCTGCTATTGGTCAAACTTCTGCGGTATGGATTTCAAATGGATTTTTTTGGAAAAGTAGCTACGGCCCTAACATTGTGCTTGCTAATAGTTTACAGCCCACTTACCCGAATGTTCCGTAACGCTCTTGCTGTATATTTTCAAACGGTTCAGGGTAAAATCTATTGGGGATATGATGCACTAACGGTTGGTCAATACCTAGAACTGCAGAAAATAGATTCATTAATTGATGCTTCTGGAACGCCACAGGATACCTTGTATGCCTGCTCTTTGTCCACTGGTTTAGCATATGCGATTACCGATCGAATGCCACCGTTCAAATTTACGTATTCGATGTTCTTTCGTGCAGAGTTTGCGCCAACTCATTGGAAACAAGAAACGGCGAATTATTTACGCACTTCCGTGCCACAATGGATATTAACCGAGCAAAATGATGATGCTCCAACCTTAACCGGAAATGATTTGACCTCGGAGCAAGGATTGCGCGCATTGCCGGGCGTTGATTCCCTGTTGAATACGCGATATCAGACGGTAATCCGCACCCCCGTTGCCCAGTTCATTCTGTTCAAGCGGATTGATCCAATCGCCAGTAAGTAATGCTACCAATCCTCCCCAGCTAATCGAAGTTTCACCCGCTCGGCTTCGCCCCGGCGATCGTCGGCAATCAGGGCTTGCTGCAGTAGCTCGGCAATTTCTTCATCGTCGGGCAGCCATTCAAAACCGATCCGCAATATCTCCTCGGCCCCGGCTGCGTCCCCTTCGCGTAGCAGCATCCTGGAAATATCCACGGTTGCCGCGCGCATCCGTGTCTCGAAATCTTCCCGAACGGCTTCAAAATAGTCGTCATACAGCGACGGGAACGGAACCTCGCCAGCAGCAGCCTGCAGGGCTTGCAGCAACTGAATTCGCGCGTGGGAAAGGGACCTGCGTTTGGCCGCCGCAAGTGCCCCTTGCAATGCCTTCCAAGCCTCCAAAATATCCACCGTGATGAAGTCAAAATTCAGCTGAATGGTCTCCTCGCTCCGTTGAAACGCTTGGTCGCCCAGCAGTTTCCGAAGGCTTGCAATCGCCATGTTGACGGTTTTGCGGGCAAGCTCAAAATCCTTCCCGTCCTCGCCGGCCGCCAGCAGGTAAAATTCCTGTTTCGATAACGGGCGGCGGCTCATGCGGTCGGCAACTAACAGCCCCAAAATGGATTTCATCCTTGCCCCACGTACCGCCTGCACGGTTCCGTCGGGCATGGTAAGCTCCACTCGGCCCAGCATCGTCAGCGTGCACCGGCGGCTGTCGGCTGCGCTTTGCTGCTGCTGCTGAAATTGCTTCTGCAATTCCTCAATCCGTTTCTTCCAAACTCCTTGCTCTTTCTCCGGAAGATGGTGGCCGATATGCCCAATCATCATCGCCATGCAGCGGAACATCCCGCGCGCGTGGTACCACTCCAATCGGTTTCTGAAGGCTGTCTGGACCTCATGCTCGCGCCCGTCTAACAGGTTGCTTCCGGTGGTGCGATGCACCAAGTCCAGCAGCTTTATGCCGATGGTAAACAGGTAAAAACCACTTTCGTACGTGGTGACTTCTGGCTCAAGGATGTCGGTGATGGTGCTGGCAACGGTTGCTGGATTGCTCCCCAACGATTCCACCAATCGGCGAAATGGCGAGTGCGATGGCTTCCGCAATGCTTGCTCCACGGCTTCCCAGTCGCCAGCAAGAACCCCGTGGCTGTAGGCCCAAAAATGATCCTCCGAAATTGTTGGCAGGTTGAACTTCCGCAGCAGTGCGTCGGCCCCGGCAGTGGTGCCGGTTAGGATGGTGTGGTAGCCAAGCGTGTGTTGGAAACTTCCCCGTAACTCACCCAGCCTGTTCGGTGGCAGCCACCCAATCAATTGCTCCCATTCCTTCAGCACCTGATCGGCATCGTGGCCAAGCATCAGTTTTGCCAGCAGGGATTTTGAGAGAGCAAGGGTGTAGTTCCGCCAGTGGCCCATATCCTTGAAGGTGCGCAGCGCGTTGGGGAGCATCACCGCGAAATCTTGATACTGCCCCGCCGAATGCAGCAATCCCAGCGTTGCCACAAACGTTGCCGATGTTGGTGGGAAATTCTCCCGCTCGATCCGCTCCAATAACGCCAACCGTTGCTGCACCTCGTTGGCGGTGAAATACAGGGGGAACATCTGGGGGGCCACGTCCCGGGCAAGCTCCTGCCGTAAGGTTGCGGGAAGGTCATCGCTGTCCAAAAGGTCAACAACGCGCTGCTCGATATGGCCAACCCCTTCAATCTGGTTGTAGTAATGGAGGCGGGCGATTCCGTTCAGGAAGTACAGGTAATCGCTGCTGAACCGAAGGCCGGGCGCACGTTCCAAAATTTTCTCCCCTTCTTCCCACGCCCCCAATCCAAGCTCAAGGTTCGGATGTGGCATCTGGCTGTTGACCAGCCCAAGCGCACGCAGGCGATGATTCAACAACTGGGGGGGAAGCTCGCCGGAGGTTTCCTGAAGATATTCTTGGATTGCTGCCGCCAGCTCTGCCATGCGGAACTCCCGCGTTTGAACCGTTGTGCGAAGGTTCAGCGCACGCAAGCGAAGCTCCAGATACTCGGCATCTTCCCACAACGTGGTGCTGGCATCGTACAGCTTCAACGCCACGGTTCCGATCCGCAGACCGATGTCCCAATCGGCGGTTCCCGTAAGCCGCAACGCCATGCTGATGAAGGAATGGAGCAGTGCCGAACGCTGGTCCTTCGCAATGCCAAGTTCCCCCGCGTGGCGATCCAGATACTCGATTGCGGCCATTGCGAACAGTGGCAGCCGCTGCTGAAGTATGGCCGTAAGCTGGCCAAGCGTCTCCGCAGTTGCGCTGCTTTCGGCTTCCTCCAGCAGGTGGTGATGGAGCAGGGTGTGGGTGAATGCCAGTAATGGAAACCGGCTTGCCGAGCCAGTGATGGAGGTGGTGGAAAGCGATGCCGGAGCAATCACCCCTTTGAACATCAAACTGGTGATGATGCTCTCCGAATCCTGAAGCAGAAGCTCCGCCGATTCGCGTGCGAAGACTTCCCCCAGCAACGCAAGCCGCCCAGCAAGCTGCCGTTCGTTGGGGCTTAGGTGAGCAATCATTCCTTCGGATAACAGCTTCACGTTCCGCTCCAGCGATGCTTGGAAACCGGAGAGGTCGAACCGCAGTTGCACGGTGCTGCTTGGCAGGTCCGGTGCCGGGTCCGCACGCAACGCACCGCGCAATGCCGAACGCACCGCCAGCGGGTTGCCAATCGTTCGCTGCTGAAGCTGGGCCAGCAATGCCGGGTCCGGATTGCTGCCGAACAGGCCGTTCCATAACTGCAACAACGCTTGCTGCGGTATTCCGGAAAGCTCTATCTCAAGAACAAGGTGGGGTTCCAGCACGCCCCGCACCGGAAGGTCCAGCGGGCGGGCACTGCAAAGCAGGGTGATTGGTTCATCGGCAATGCCGCCAACCAGGGTTGCAAGCTCCCCCACGGAATGCTGCGGCAGCAGATGGATATCCTCCAACGCAATCGCCACCGGGCGCAACCGCGCCAACCGCTGCAGCGTGGCGATAACCGAAGGGAGCGTCGCTTCCGGCTCGGCACGCAGAAGCTGGCGAATTGCCGGCAGAAGGTAAAGCGATTGGGCAATCAACGGGGTGATGGCATTGGCCGCGCTCGGATGGAGTTTCACCCGAACAACAATCACGCCGGCAGCTTCGCAATTGGGAAGGACTTCATCGAACAGCCGCGACTTTCCGGAACCAGCTTCGCCAAGCAGAAGCCCCGCACGCAGTGCCGCGTCATCGGCCCGGCGTTGGCAAAAATTGGCCAGCCGTTGGAACTCATGCTCCCTTCCAACAAACGGGAGAATCCCGTGGTTTGCGAAATCAAGAAGTGCTTGCATGGATGCTGTTTGGAAAAGGGGAGGGGATGCTTTGTTGATCTCTCTTTCAGTTGCTGTTGCTTTCCGCGTTATTGCTACTCCATCCCAATGCTGGCCACGGCCATGTACAGCCCAACAATCAGCAGCACGAACCCGATGCAGGCAAGGAATCCAAGGATATCGAATCGGGTTGGCTTCCAGAACATCAGGTTGGTTCCGGGGAAAAGTTTGTTCCGTTCAACAAGCTCTGGGTTGCTGATTTTTTCCTGAACCAGCCGCGCATCTTCTGCCGGATCGGCCACCGCAGGGGTGTGGATTCGGGCGTAGAAATCGCGAAGAACCGGTTCGGCATTTGGTTTGGTCAGCATCGAGAAAAGGATCAGCAGCAGGAAGGGGAGTGTGGCATCAATCAGCAAGTTGGCGGTGGAGATTTCGGCACTGAACCACCCGGCAACATCGCCCCCAACGAAGGAGATCAGATAGATGTTTGTTCGGAACAATCCTTCGCCGCGCAGCCCTTGCGGCGTTTCCACCACCCGCTCGAAATAGATTCCAACGGGGGGCACGCGTTCGGTTTTGATGATCTTTTGGCCAAGCGTTTCGGCTTTCCCGGATCTCACATCTTCAGCGGTTGCACGCGACTCCACTTCCACAATCCGTTCGGTTGTTCGTTGGGTTAGCGCGGGGTCCGTCCGCATTCCGGTAAGCTCCGGCAAGGCGTTTGGAATAATGATGGTGAGGGTGATGGAAAGAATGATCTGGGCAGCAACGGCGCGGGTGTTTAGCCTGCGCCAAAAATAGACCAGCCAGAACGTTGGTCCAACAATCGCCCCAATCTGCAAGGCGTATTTGAACACGGCAACAATGTCGTCGGCACGAAGCGCGAAGAAGATGGAGGAGAGAAGGATGGCAAGAACCGTGGCGCGCCCAATCAGCATCTGCCGTTGCTCGGTGGTGGCGGGGCGGATTGGGAGATAGATGTTTTTCACAAGCGCCGCCGAAGCGTCCAGCGATGCGGTTGCCGCGCCGTCCATGTTGGCCGCGAAGATTGCGGCAATCATCAGGCCGATTGCGCCCACCCCAAGAAGGTCACGCGTCATCACCCCCCAGATGTTGGTGGGGTCCGCAACTTGGCCCGCGTACAGCCCCACCGCCAGCAGCCCGGTAAACGCCCATCCGATCATCATAAACCGTTTGAAGATGCTTCCGGTGACAAAGCCGATCCGTGCCGAGCGGTCGTCCTTTGCCGAGCCACCCATGGTGAAATTTTTTGGCGCGTTCACCACAAGGTTCAGCAGTGCGAAGCTGGCCACGAAGTACCACGTGTAATCGCTTGCCGCGCTGCTGCCGAACAGCTGGAACATTGCCGCAGGGACGGTTTGCTGCATCCCTGCGATTCCGCCAATCGCCGATAAAGCGATCGGGATCAGCACCAGCGAAAGGAAGATGATAAGCAGCCCCTGCACAACGTCCAGAATGGCAACGGCAAACAGCCCGCCAAGAATGGTGTACAGCGCGATCAGCCCGGCGTAGATGAAATAGAAAGTGGTGAGATCAAGGTAGGAGATGAAGGCTTTCAGCTTCCCTTGCTTCTCCAATTCCTGCAGCGATTTCAGTTCCGATTGTTCGGCGGTTGGAAGCGTGGCGTAGTCCCTGCTTTTCAAGGTTTTCAGCCGTGCGAATCCATCAATGGCGGCTTGTTCTTCTGGGGTGTATTCGGCGGCGGGTTTCACCATCATTGCTTGCAAGGTTTTTCCGGTAAGCAGGTATCCGGTGGCGTTGCCGTAGGCCGCGCCGCACACCAGCACAACGGCGTACAGCCCGGCAAGGAAGCGGCTTTCGAAGCGGTGCAGGAACAAGTCGGCGGGACCAAGGTAGCGGGCGCGGCGTTGCAGCGCGGCAATGAACCACTGGAAAGGGGTATGGAACAGCACAAGGTTCTGGAACCAAACCCCTTGCAACCCCTGCCGGTAAATTTCGCGGGTGACACCGGCGGCTTGGCCGGCATCGGTCATGTTCCCAAAATTCAGAAACGCCGTCAGCCATTTGCCGAAGGAGCGTCCGCCCTGGTAGAAATCGCTTGTGGTGCGGATTCTTCTTCGCGCCCGCAATCCAATCAGGATCATCACGGCAAAGAACAGGAGCAGAACAAGCCAATCAAGAACGTGCAGGCCAAGCATCATCATGGAGGGAGTCCTTGGTAAGTTTTGCGGTCAGCAATGGGTACCACCCGCTGCATCAACGAAATTGAGGAGTAAGAGGGGAGGGGCATCGCCGAAAAATGCTGAATTCCGAAGGAATCCAGCATGGTGAGAAAAAAAGTCTTTGCGGAGAGAGGAAAAACAGCAACTTTTAAGAAACCTTTCCCGGCCAAGCCGTGTTCTCAACGTGGTCTTGGATAGTCCATTCCTAACATCATTATCAGGAGCATACCGCAGAACAAACGCACTATCACACATATCATAAGATTGATCTTCTCTGCTTCAACAATACACGTCAACCATTTCAACCGATTCGGAGGAATCATGAGACAAGCTACGAGAGCAAGGCTGTGGCTATCAGCATTGCTGCTTTGTTGCATCGCGTTCCCGCTGCGAGCGCAGTACGCGATGCAAACCCCGCCCGCCAGCAACATGCCATGGAACAACTATGTTGCGGCAATTATTCCCAATAACTTCACCAGCATTATTGG encodes:
- a CDS encoding AAA family ATPase — its product is MQALLDFANHGILPFVGREHEFQRLANFCQRRADDAALRAGLLLGEAGSGKSRLFDEVLPNCEAAGVIVVRVKLHPSAANAITPLIAQSLYLLPAIRQLLRAEPEATLPSVIATLQRLARLRPVAIALEDIHLLPQHSVGELATLVGGIADEPITLLCSARPLDLPVRGVLEPHLVLEIELSGIPQQALLQLWNGLFGSNPDPALLAQLQQRTIGNPLAVRSALRGALRADPAPDLPSSTVQLRFDLSGFQASLERNVKLLSEGMIAHLSPNERQLAGRLALLGEVFARESAELLLQDSESIITSLMFKGVIAPASLSTTSITGSASRFPLLAFTHTLLHHHLLEEAESSATAETLGQLTAILQQRLPLFAMAAIEYLDRHAGELGIAKDQRSALLHSFISMALRLTGTADWDIGLRIGTVALKLYDASTTLWEDAEYLELRLRALNLRTTVQTREFRMAELAAAIQEYLQETSGELPPQLLNHRLRALGLVNSQMPHPNLELGLGAWEEGEKILERAPGLRFSSDYLYFLNGIARLHYYNQIEGVGHIEQRVVDLLDSDDLPATLRQELARDVAPQMFPLYFTANEVQQRLALLERIERENFPPTSATFVATLGLLHSAGQYQDFAVMLPNALRTFKDMGHWRNYTLALSKSLLAKLMLGHDADQVLKEWEQLIGWLPPNRLGELRGSFQHTLGYHTILTGTTAGADALLRKFNLPTISEDHFWAYSHGVLAGDWEAVEQALRKPSHSPFRRLVESLGSNPATVASTITDILEPEVTTYESGFYLFTIGIKLLDLVHRTTGSNLLDGREHEVQTAFRNRLEWYHARGMFRCMAMMIGHIGHHLPEKEQGVWKKRIEELQKQFQQQQQSAADSRRCTLTMLGRVELTMPDGTVQAVRGARMKSILGLLVADRMSRRPLSKQEFYLLAAGEDGKDFELARKTVNMAIASLRKLLGDQAFQRSEETIQLNFDFITVDILEAWKALQGALAAAKRRSLSHARIQLLQALQAAAGEVPFPSLYDDYFEAVREDFETRMRAATVDISRMLLREGDAAGAEEILRIGFEWLPDDEEIAELLQQALIADDRRGEAERVKLRLAGEDW
- a CDS encoding sodium:solute symporter family protein; the encoded protein is MMMLGLHVLDWLVLLLFFAVMILIGLRARRRIRTTSDFYQGGRSFGKWLTAFLNFGNMTDAGQAAGVTREIYRQGLQGVWFQNLVLFHTPFQWFIAALQRRARYLGPADLFLHRFESRFLAGLYAVVLVCGAAYGNATGYLLTGKTLQAMMVKPAAEYTPEEQAAIDGFARLKTLKSRDYATLPTAEQSELKSLQELEKQGKLKAFISYLDLTTFYFIYAGLIALYTILGGLFAVAILDVVQGLLIIFLSLVLIPIALSAIGGIAGMQQTVPAAMFQLFGSSAASDYTWYFVASFALLNLVVNAPKNFTMGGSAKDDRSARIGFVTGSIFKRFMMIGWAFTGLLAVGLYAGQVADPTNIWGVMTRDLLGVGAIGLMIAAIFAANMDGAATASLDASAALVKNIYLPIRPATTEQRQMLIGRATVLAILLSSIFFALRADDIVAVFKYALQIGAIVGPTFWLVYFWRRLNTRAVAAQIILSITLTIIIPNALPELTGMRTDPALTQRTTERIVEVESRATAEDVRSGKAETLGQKIIKTERVPPVGIYFERVVETPQGLRGEGLFRTNIYLISFVGGDVAGWFSAEISTANLLIDATLPFLLLILFSMLTKPNAEPVLRDFYARIHTPAVADPAEDARLVQEKISNPELVERNKLFPGTNLMFWKPTRFDILGFLACIGFVLLIVGLYMAVASIGME